The Microbacterium limosum genome contains a region encoding:
- the add gene encoding adenosine deaminase, with protein MISYPDYLRLLPKAELHCHFIATMRPGMILELADRNGVVLPTRDIDSLLDSDNLQDFLTLFVTANDVLRTADDFADVAYQGVVDAVRDGNLRYREYFVNSQNSRRYLAYPDLVDGVIDGLRRAEREFGVGFRIVNAINRALSPEDAVAMVREMIDHPRDEVVGIGQDHLTEDGREAPGMWVEAYRLAEANGLRRTAHVAETLPADPESVLVAIDDLHVDRIDHGYRAADDPDVLARLVESQVPVACTPISTLVLSGWAPEPDHRIARLIRAGANVTLSTDDAVFFRTDLGREYVEGLGGMGFGPDVAKRVSLAGVEAAWCDEAQKARLRADFRAQHLALDTLLDPASAA; from the coding sequence ATGATCTCGTACCCCGACTACCTGCGCCTGCTTCCCAAGGCGGAGCTGCACTGCCACTTCATAGCGACGATGCGACCGGGGATGATCCTCGAGCTGGCTGATCGCAACGGTGTGGTCCTGCCCACGCGCGACATCGACTCCCTCCTGGACTCGGATAATCTCCAGGACTTCCTCACGCTCTTCGTCACCGCCAACGACGTGCTGCGCACGGCGGACGACTTCGCCGACGTGGCGTACCAGGGCGTCGTCGACGCCGTGCGCGATGGCAACCTCCGCTACCGCGAGTACTTCGTCAACTCGCAGAACTCCCGCCGCTACCTCGCCTACCCCGACCTCGTCGACGGGGTTATCGACGGGCTCCGCCGCGCGGAGCGGGAGTTCGGTGTGGGCTTCCGCATCGTCAATGCGATCAACCGCGCTCTCTCGCCGGAGGACGCCGTGGCGATGGTGCGCGAGATGATCGATCATCCGCGCGACGAGGTGGTCGGCATCGGTCAGGACCATCTGACGGAGGACGGCCGGGAGGCGCCCGGGATGTGGGTGGAGGCCTACCGGCTGGCCGAGGCGAACGGGCTCCGGCGCACCGCCCACGTGGCGGAGACGCTTCCCGCCGACCCCGAGAGCGTCCTCGTCGCGATCGACGACCTGCACGTCGACCGGATCGATCACGGCTACCGGGCGGCCGACGACCCCGACGTGCTCGCCCGCCTCGTGGAGTCCCAGGTTCCGGTCGCGTGCACCCCGATCTCGACGCTCGTGCTCTCCGGGTGGGCTCCCGAGCCCGATCACCGCATCGCCCGCCTCATCCGCGCGGGGGCGAACGTCACGCTCTCCACCGACGACGCGGTGTTCTTCCGCACCGACCTCGGCCGCGAATACGTCGAGGGACTCGGCGGCATGGGGTTCGGTCCCGATGTCGCCAAGCGCGTCTCGCTCGCCGGCGTCGAGGCGGCGTGGTGCGACGAGGCGCAGAAGGCGCGGCTGCGCGCCGACTTCCGGGCCCAGCACCTCGCCCTGGATACCCTGCTCGATCCGGCCTCCGCCGCCTGA